The window CCTTTAAGAGCGGGCAACGCGCGTTCAAAGAAGAAGCGATGTCAGTCTCAAACTGAGGCTCTCCAATATCGTTCGGCCAAATCCAAGCGCTCCACGCTTGGTAACTGGCAGTTCATCAGCAACATGGAGCGAGTTGGTAATGGTCTTCGACTGCGCGATCGAGCGTCGATAGTGCCGCAGCGAGCGCGCCGTTCGACGCCATGCCGGATCGCATTTGCGCGAGGACTTCGTGGCGGATCTCCGGCAAATCGATGCCCGTGACACGATGGTCCCTGACGATGGTTTGACCGCCGACAATCAGTTCGCGAATATGCTTGGCTGTGGCGCGAGAAAATAGCAGGTTGACCGGATCGACGCCGCCTCGCAGGGCGTCGTCATCCAGCATCGCCCAGTCGAGCATCAGCATGTCGGCTGGCGCGCCCGCGCGGATATCTCCGTTGTCGCTGACATTGGTAACCGCGAAGCGGCCATTGTTGACGGCCGTCCGGAGGGCCTCGTTCCGTGTTGTGATGAGGTCAAATCCGGTTCCGGCGTGGAACAGGTAGGAGAGCCTCAATTCGCGAAGAGAATCATCGTCGTCGTCCAGCGCCTTGCTGTCGATTCCAAGTGCGACCTTGCAGCCGGCTTTGTGCATTTGCGCCATTGGCGCAACGCCGGAATGCAAATGCAGATTCGAGCTTGTATTGACGGAGATGATGACACCACGTTCGGCCAGCAAATCAAGTTCGTCCGGCCGGGCCCAGACGCAATGCGCCAATGTCAGCCGCGAAGAGAGCAGGCCGATAGTATCCAGCATGCGCACGACCCCGCCGGGGTAGTTGGCATCGGCCCACTGGCGCTGATATTTCGTCTCCAGCAGATGCATGTGAACGCGCCGGCCGGTGCGCTGCGATGCTTCCGCGATGGCCTGCAGCAACGCGTCGCTGCACCATTGCACGCCGTTGGGCCCATATTGCACATTGAACTGGGGGCCGTCGGCTGCGGCAGCCACTTCGTCCACGAGAGTCATGTAGTCGTGCGGCGAAAGCGGCTTTCGCAGCAGGCGCTGCCCGATTTCCTGGCGCGCGGCCGGCGGAAGCGCCGCCAGTAGCGGCTCGGACGGACCGTAGACCAGCGGGTTACGATCTTTCATCGAGACAGCGAAGCCCGCTCGCACGCCAACGTCGCGGGCGGCGCGAGCGACCTCGGCAGCTTCGGTAGGAAGGTCAGTGAATCCCTGCGCGCGGGTGTAGTGATTCATCACCGTGCCGGCGCCGCCGAGCGCGCTGTTGGCGAAAGCCATGGCGGCCGCGAGATATGGATCCACCGACGGAAACAGCGCGAGATAATGCAGCCACGATTCCAGCGGCTTGGCATCGGCGCCGATCGAACTGGTGCGGACGGCGCGGCCGTGGTCGTGCGCGTTGACCAGCGCCGGAAGGGCCAGCAGCTTTTCCGCCGTTGTGTTTGTCGCAGGTTCGACGGAGGCGATGCGTCCGCCCGCCATCGAAATGAACTGCGCGCCAGCCATCGGCCCATCGGGGCCGATAACGTGCGCGCAGGCGATGGTGCGTGTGGCGTCGTTCATCAAGGCGCGACCGTCGGCGGAATGCGGTCGGCCTTGGGCGGCAGGAACGAGCGATTGAACACGTCGCCGGGTGCCGGTATGCGCGGCAGTTCGAACGAAGCGGCAATGGTTGCTGTCGCGGAAGTCAGCCGTGTGTCGCTGACGTCACCGAGGCCGAGTTCACGTACCTCGGGCGTATCGATCAGGTTGGTGTAGACGTAGAGCAGGCGGCGCTTTTCAAGGTCCTTCTTGATCAGGGGCTCCTCCGCGGCAAGCACGTCGATGGCGGCATCCGGATTTTGGACCGTCTCCTTCAGCGAGCGGTTGAGCGCGCGCAACAGGCCCTTGACCGCTTCGGGATGATCTTTCACTAGCTTCGGCGACACCATAATGCCGTTCGAGTACAGATCGAGGCCGAGATCCGAATAATACATCCAGCGGAAATCCTTGTCCGGATCGAGCTTGAGCGAGACCAAATTCAAGTAACTGGTGGCCGAGAAGACGGCGACGGAATCGACCTGTCCTTGCAGTAGCATCTGTTCCTGCAAAGCGGGGGATACCTGAGTCACGTTGATCTTGCTGTAATCGACGCCGTTCTGCTTCGCGAGCAATGGCAGCAACTTGAAAGAGGCGCCGCCTGCGGGCGAGCCAAGTTTGGAACCTTCCAGATCCTTCAGACTCTTGATCGGGCCATTCGCCTTGGCCAGCAGCGCGAACGGAGCCTTGTTGTAGATCATGTAGACCATCACAGGCGCTTCGCCGGGCTTGGCCGCGGCGTTCTGGATAATGGCGTTGATGTCGCCGAAGCCGGCGTCGTAAGCGCCCGACATCACCCGCGTGACCGCAGCAGCGGATCCCTCACCCTGATCGATGGTGACGTCGAGGTTCTCGGCAGTGAAATAGCCCTTGGCCTTGGCCCAATAGTACCAGGCATGCAGGCCCTGGATTTTCCAGTCGAGTGTGAACTTGATCTTCACCGGCTCAGCGGCGCGAGCGGCGAAAGGGATAGCAAGGCTGCTTGCGAGCACGAGGGATGTCAGGAGGCGGCGCATGGGCGAATTCTCCGGGAGTTGATGATGCATCAAAAGATCAGCGCCGCGTGTGATGTGCCGGTGTTGGGAAGAACGGCCATTGCGGGTGTCCGGCTGCAGGGAAGCTTCAGGGTTTCGAGTGCCGCGTTCAACCGCTAAGATTTTGACGCTCCGGTGCCAAAATGGCATCACCCGCATCGCGCCAAAACCAGTGTCCTGGACGACGGTGCTAAAGCCATTTCGGCACGTCGGTCCGTTGGAAGGTGCGCAGCTTTTCGATCAGCAGGGGTGGCTTCGCGTCGACGCAGATCGAGTGCCGGTGAGCCGCGGGAAGAAATTTGGTCTCGACCATGTGGTCGATGAAAGCCAGGAACGGCGTGAAGAAGCCAGCGATGTCGAGCAGCCCGACCGGCTTGTCGATCTCCGACAGCTGATTCATGGTCCAGACTTCCATCATCTCCTCCATCGTGCCGATGCCGCCTGGCAGGGCGATGAAGGCGTCGGCGAGCTCCGTCATCCGCTCCTTGCGGTTGCGCAGTGTGCCGACGATTTCGCTCCGGCTGAGATCGTGATGCGAATGCCCGCGCTGATGCAGCCGGTCAGTGATCACGCCATGCACGATGCCGCCAGCATTCAGCACGGCGTCGGCGACGACGCCCATCAGACCCTTGGTGGTGCCGCCGTAGATCAGTGTGATGCCGGCGCCTGCCAGTTCCGCGCCGAGTTGACGCGCACCGTCTGCATAGACCTCGGAGTTGCCGAAATTCGAGCCGCAGAACACCGCGAGGCTCGTGATTGGACGCTGCTGCATGGCCATTCCCGCTTCTTGGAGGTTTAGCGCTTCGATTGATTCAGAAGTGCATGCTGCATCATCACGTGGATGCCCTTGCTGCGATTGACCAGCTGGGTAACGCGCAGGTCGGCGGCCAGACTGCACAGGCGATACGCATCCTCGGCTGTTAGCGTGGTCCGTGCTACAATCAGCGCGATCATCCGTCGCAGCGCGACCCGCGCGGCCTCGTCGAGATCCTCGTCGAACGCCATCGCGATCAGATGGGTTTTGGTTTCGGCATAGGGCGCGTCCAGCTTCGCGCCCTTGATGAGGTCGATTTTGAAGGTACCGGTCAGGCCGGTTTCGATCGCGGTGAGGCAGACCTCGCCATCGCCCTGCGCCGCATGGCCATCACCACAGGAGAACAGCGCGCTCTCGACCGCGACCGGGAGATAGAGCACCGCTCCGGCGCCAAGCTCCTTGTTGTCGACGTTGCCGCCGAACGTGGAGGGCATCACCGAACTGACGCGGCCGACCTCAAGCGCCGGTGCTGCGCCCATCACGCCGAAGAACGGATGTGCGGGAATCTCCATGCCCCAAGGCGTGTGCACCACGCCGCGGGCGCGGTCGATGCCGAGATGGACCCGGCGCTCATAGGGAAAATCGTCGGGCAGCGCGCCCATCCCGGGCTTGAAAATGTTGAAGCCCCAGTCGTCGGCGAGTTGCACATCGAGAATCTCGACACGTAGCGCGTCGCCCGGCATGGCGCCACGCACCGCGACCGGTCCGGTGAGGATATGTGGCCCCAGCTCCGGCGCGACGGCAGCGTGGATCGCCGTCAGTTCCGGACGCACGGTCATGCCGTCTTGCATCGGCACGTCGTCGCGCGCACCGCTGACGCTGTTGATCACCACGGTGTCGCCGGGATCGATGGTAGCGACAGGCTTCAGCGTTGCGTCGAAATAGCCCCAGTGAACGCTTGTCGGAGTCGGGAGAACTGTTTGGGTCATGTCTTGCCTTGTGCTCAGCCGCCGGCCGCAAAACTGTCGCTGCGCACTGCCCAGCCAGTGACACGCGCCTCGATCAGCGAGAACACAATATACAGTCCGACGCCAAGCGCCGCCAGAATGAACAGACCGGCGAACACCAGCGGCACGTCGAAGCTGGAACTGGCGATCATCATCAGATTGCCAATACCCCGATTGGAGGCGACTGTTTCTGAGATCACGGTGCCAACGAAGGCCAATGTTGCCGCCACTTTCAGCGAGGCAAAGAAATACGGCATGGTGCGCGGCAAGCCGATGTTCCAAAGGATTTCCAGCTTCGTCGCCCGCAGTGTCTTCATCACGTCCTGCAACTCCGGCTCGGTGGCCGCAAGTCCGGTGGCGACATTCACGACGATTGGGAAGATGCACATGATCATCGCCGTGAGAATCGCAGGCACGGTACCGGCGCCGAACCAAAGCACGAAGATTGGCACGACGGCCACTTTCGGGATCGAAGAGAACCCGACCAGCATCGGATAGGCCACGTCATAGGCCAGTCGAGATGAGCCGATCAGCATGCCCAGCAAGATGCCGATCACGATACCGAAGCCGAAGCCGACCATAGTGGTGTAAAGCGTCTGCAGCGCATGCGGCCAGATCGCTGGAAAGCGCGTCCACAGCGTGACCAGCACCTGGCTTGGCCGCGGCAGTACGATGTCGGAGACATGAAACGCGAGGCACAAAAGCTCCCAGGCGACGAAGAAGCCGATGATGCAAACCGTGGACAGTACGCGGCGACGGACGAGTTCGCTCATGAGACGGCTTCCTGAATAGCGCGGGCGGCGACGATGCGTTCGCGCAGGCGCTGGGTCAGCGACACGAAGTCCGGCTCAAAAGAGACATCGATGGTGCGGGGGCGCGCAAACGGCACGACGCTGTCGTCGACGATGCGGCCGGGCCGTGCCTGCATCACGCAGATGCGAGACGCCAGATAAGCGGCTTCCTTGAGGTCATGGGTGACCAGCAGCACCGTCGGCTGCTTCTCTATCCAGAGATTCTGCATGATCTCCCACAGCTCCTCCCGGGTGAACTGGTCGAGCGCGCCGAACGGCTCGTCGAGCAGCAGCAGCGTGGGATCGTGGATCAGGGCCCGGCACAGCGAGGCGCGCTGCTGCATGCCGCCGGAGAGTTGCCAGGGAAACTTGTCGCCAAAGCCTTTGAGGCCGACCTGCGCCAGCGAGGCCTCGACACGGTCGCGGTATTCGGTCTTTCGCTTGGCGGCAAAATCCTGCTTGAACGGCGGCACGATCTTCAGCGGCAGCATGACGTTGTCGCGGATGTTCAGCCACGGCAGCAGTGTCGGGTTCTGAAACGCCATGCCGATCCGGACTGCATTCGCGCCGATCTCGCGGCCGGCGACGAACACATGGCCCTGCGAGGCGTTGAGCGTGCCCGCCACCAGCTTCAGGATCGTCGACTTGCCGCAGCCGGAGGGACCGACCAGCGCGACAAATTCGCCATGGTTGATGCGCAGCGACGTCTCTTCCAGCGCGGTCACCGCGTGCTTCGAATCCCCGAAGGTGACCCGGACCTTTTCCAGCTCGATCACATTGTCCGTGCGGGGCTTTTGTTGGACGAGCCGTGCGTTCATCGGGTCAGGCTTTCTGCACGGAGGTGATCGCGGCCATGGTCGTCCCCACATTACGTGGCACGGGCGTCGGCATCTGCTGGATTGCATGCACCGAGCGGCCGGTGCCGCGGGCATCCTCTTGCAAGATCCGGTCCTTCATCACGAAGCGTCCGCGCACGATGGTGTGAATCGGCAAGGCCGTGGCTTGGCGTCCGTGCCACGGCGATATTTTTGAGCGCGACTGGATCAAGGCGTCGTCGATGGTCCAGCTGCGGTTGAGATCGACGATGGCGATATCGGCGTCGGAGCCGACGGTCAGCGTGCCCTTGCGCGGATACAGGCCCCAGATCTTGGCCGGGCTCTCCGCGCTCCAGCGCACGTAATCCTGGATCGTGGCGCGGCCGCGGCTGATCTCGGTCAGCATCAGCGGCATCTGGGTCTCGACCCCCGGAAAACCGCAGTCGACGGTCCAGATGTCCGGCCGGGTCTTTTCATCGGGCGCATGCGGCGCGTGGTCGGTCGCGATCATGTCGATGGTGCCGTCCATTAGCGCATCCCACAGCGGTTGCTGGTTGGTAGCCTCGCGCACCGGCGGATTGACTCGGGCCACACCGCCGAACTTGTCGTAGTCGACCTCCGACAGCAGCAGATATTGCGGACAGGTTTCGCCGGTGATATCGACGCCACGCGCCTTGGCTTCGGCCAGCGGACGCAGCTCGGCGGCCGACGAAATGTGCAGCACGTGGATGCGGGCGCCGGTCCATTCGGCGAGGATCGCCGCGCGCGCCACCGCCTCGACCGCGACCACCGCGGGACGCGCTGCGAGATGTGCGATTGGCTCGATCCGGCCGGCGGCGCGCAGCCGCGATTCGCGGCGCTCCATGATGCTGTTGGTCTCGGCATGCAGCGAGACACGCTTGCCGGTCGGGGCGACCACTTCGAACGCCTCGAGCATCGCGCCGGTGGAGGGCGAGGGGATGCGGCCGAAGGTGTTGCCCATATAGAGCTTGAAGCCGATGATGCCGCCGTCGATCAGCGCATCGACGTGCTCGATGCTGTCGTCGCCGAGCACCGCATAGAGTCCATAGTCGACATAGGCTTTCGCGGAGGCGATCCGGTGCTTGTCGGCGAGCGCCTCGGCGGTGCCGATGGTCGGCAGCGTGTTCGGCATGTCGAACACGGTGGTGACGCCGCCGAACGCGGCCGCTGCGGTGCCGCTGGCGAAGTCTTCCTTCTGCGGATAGCCGGGATCGCGGAAATGCACGTGGACGTCGATGGCGCCGGGCAGGATGTGGAGTCCGGTGGCGTCCAGCGTCTCTTTCGCCGCAGGCATAGCGTCGGCTGCGCCGATTGCGAGAATCACGCCGTCCTTGATGGCGATGCTGGCTTGATATGCCGCGTTCGGCGACACGATGGTGCCGCCATGAATGACCAGATCTGCTGTCTCTGAACCTGTCATGGCGCTGCTCACAGTGCTGCCCAGCCGCCGTCGACCGGCAGATCGACGCCAGTGATCTGGCGCGACACGTCGCTGGCGAGGAACAGGCAGGCATTGGCGACATCGGCGTCCACCGTCACGCGGCGCAGCGCGTAATCGGCGGCGTGGCGCTCGGCTGCTTCTTCCTCGGAGATGCCGAGCTTCTGCGCCATGTCGCGGCAGACCTTGTCGCGAAAGCGGGGACCGTCGACCATGCCCGGTGCGACGCAGTTGACGTTGATGTTGTGCGGCCCAACCTCGAGCGCGAAGCTCTTGGTGATGCCGCGCAGGCCCCACTTCGAGGCCGAATAGGCCATGCGGCCAGCGCGGCCTTTCATGCCGAAGGTGCCGCCGACATTGACGATCTTGCCGTAGCGCTGGTCGATCATCGTCGGCAGCGCGGCGCGCATCGTATGGAAGCAGCCGTTCATGTTGAGGGTGACGATTTCGTCGAATTCTTCCGGTGTAGTTTGCACGCCGGTCTTGCCGATCGGGCCGGAGCCGCCGGCGACATTGACGAGAATGTCGATGCGGCCGCCGAAGGCCCCGCTTGGTTTTTTCGACCGCCGTTTCGCATTGCGCGGATTGCGTGAGATCGCAGGGGATCACAATCGCCTGGCCGCCTGCGGCTTCCACCTCCGCAGCGACTGGCGCAATCGCCGCGGTATCGCGACCAAGGAGCGCCAGCTTGCAACCCTCGGCGGCGAAAGCATG is drawn from Nitrobacteraceae bacterium AZCC 2146 and contains these coding sequences:
- a CDS encoding NitT/TauT family transport system substrate-binding protein (product_source=KO:K02051; cath_funfam=3.40.190.10; cleavage_site_network=SignalP-noTM; cog=COG0715; ko=KO:K02051; pfam=PF09084; superfamily=53850), coding for MRRLLTSLVLASSLAIPFAARAAEPVKIKFTLDWKIQGLHAWYYWAKAKGYFTAENLDVTIDQGEGSAAAVTRVMSGAYDAGFGDINAIIQNAAAKPGEAPVMVYMIYNKAPFALLAKANGPIKSLKDLEGSKLGSPAGGASFKLLPLLAKQNGVDYSKINVTQVSPALQEQMLLQGQVDSVAVFSATSYLNLVSLKLDPDKDFRWMYYSDLGLDLYSNGIMVSPKLVKDHPEAVKGLLRALNRSLKETVQNPDAAIDVLAAEEPLIKKDLEKRRLLYVYTNLIDTPEVRELGLGDVSDTRLTSATATIAASFELPRIPAPGDVFNRSFLPPKADRIPPTVAP
- a CDS encoding uncharacterized protein (TIGR00730 family) (product_source=TIGR00730; cath_funfam=3.40.50.450; cog=COG1611; pfam=PF03641; superfamily=102405; tigrfam=TIGR00730), with protein sequence MQQRPITSLAVFCGSNFGNSEVYADGARQLGAELAGAGITLIYGGTTKGLMGVVADAVLNAGGIVHGVITDRLHQRGHSHHDLSRSEIVGTLRNRKERMTELADAFIALPGGIGTMEEMMEVWTMNQLSEIDKPVGLLDIAGFFTPFLAFIDHMVETKFLPAAHRHSICVDAKPPLLIEKLRTFQRTDVPKWL
- a CDS encoding hypothetical protein (product_source=Hypo-rule applied), with amino-acid sequence MRPPKAPLGFFDRRFALRGLREIAGDHNRLAACGFHLRSDWRNRRGIATKERQLATLGGESMGDRGAHPLGGTRDHHDAVFKR
- a CDS encoding NitT/TauT family transport system permease protein (product_source=KO:K02050; cath_funfam=1.10.3720.10; cog=COG0600; ko=KO:K02050; pfam=PF00528; superfamily=161098; transmembrane_helix_parts=Inside_1_8,TMhelix_9_31,Outside_32_60,TMhelix_61_83,Inside_84_95,TMhelix_96_118,Outside_119_121,TMhelix_122_144,Inside_145_175,TMhelix_176_198,Outside_199_217,TMhelix_218_240,Inside_241_258) → MSELVRRRVLSTVCIIGFFVAWELLCLAFHVSDIVLPRPSQVLVTLWTRFPAIWPHALQTLYTTMVGFGFGIVIGILLGMLIGSSRLAYDVAYPMLVGFSSIPKVAVVPIFVLWFGAGTVPAILTAMIMCIFPIVVNVATGLAATEPELQDVMKTLRATKLEILWNIGLPRTMPYFFASLKVAATLAFVGTVISETVASNRGIGNLMMIASSSFDVPLVFAGLFILAALGVGLYIVFSLIEARVTGWAVRSDSFAAGG
- a CDS encoding acetamidase/formamidase (product_source=COG2421; cath_funfam=2.60.120.580; cog=COG2421; pfam=PF03069; superfamily=141130); the protein is MTQTVLPTPTSVHWGYFDATLKPVATIDPGDTVVINSVSGARDDVPMQDGMTVRPELTAIHAAVAPELGPHILTGPVAVRGAMPGDALRVEILDVQLADDWGFNIFKPGMGALPDDFPYERRVHLGIDRARGVVHTPWGMEIPAHPFFGVMGAAPALEVGRVSSVMPSTFGGNVDNKELGAGAVLYLPVAVESALFSCGDGHAAQGDGEVCLTAIETGLTGTFKIDLIKGAKLDAPYAETKTHLIAMAFDEDLDEAARVALRRMIALIVARTTLTAEDAYRLCSLAADLRVTQLVNRSKGIHVMMQHALLNQSKR
- a CDS encoding cytosine/adenosine deaminase-related metal-dependent hydrolase (product_source=COG0402; cath_funfam=2.30.40.10,3.20.20.140; cog=COG0402; pfam=PF01979; superfamily=51338,51556) encodes the protein MNDATRTIACAHVIGPDGPMAGAQFISMAGGRIASVEPATNTTAEKLLALPALVNAHDHGRAVRTSSIGADAKPLESWLHYLALFPSVDPYLAAAMAFANSALGGAGTVMNHYTRAQGFTDLPTEAAEVARAARDVGVRAGFAVSMKDRNPLVYGPSEPLLAALPPAARQEIGQRLLRKPLSPHDYMTLVDEVAAAADGPQFNVQYGPNGVQWCSDALLQAIAEASQRTGRRVHMHLLETKYQRQWADANYPGGVVRMLDTIGLLSSRLTLAHCVWARPDELDLLAERGVIISVNTSSNLHLHSGVAPMAQMHKAGCKVALGIDSKALDDDDDSLRELRLSYLFHAGTGFDLITTRNEALRTAVNNGRFAVTNVSDNGDIRAGAPADMLMLDWAMLDDDALRGGVDPVNLLFSRATAKHIRELIVGGQTIVRDHRVTGIDLPEIRHEVLAQMRSGMASNGALAAALSTLDRAVEDHYQLAPCC
- a CDS encoding NitT/TauT family transport system ATP-binding protein (product_source=KO:K02049; cath_funfam=3.40.50.300; cog=COG1116; ko=KO:K02049; pfam=PF00005; smart=SM00382; superfamily=52540), with product MNARLVQQKPRTDNVIELEKVRVTFGDSKHAVTALEETSLRINHGEFVALVGPSGCGKSTILKLVAGTLNASQGHVFVAGREIGANAVRIGMAFQNPTLLPWLNIRDNVMLPLKIVPPFKQDFAAKRKTEYRDRVEASLAQVGLKGFGDKFPWQLSGGMQQRASLCRALIHDPTLLLLDEPFGALDQFTREELWEIMQNLWIEKQPTVLLVTHDLKEAAYLASRICVMQARPGRIVDDSVVPFARPRTIDVSFEPDFVSLTQRLRERIVAARAIQEAVS
- a CDS encoding NAD(P)-dependent dehydrogenase (short-subunit alcohol dehydrogenase family) (product_source=COG1028; cath_funfam=3.40.50.720; cog=COG1028; pfam=PF13561; superfamily=51735), with translation MQTTPEEFDEIVTLNMNGCFHTMRAALPTMIDQRYGKIVNVGGTFGMKGRAGRMAYSASKWGLRGITKSFALEVGPHNINVNCVAPGMVDGPRFRDKVCRDMAQKLGISEEEAAERHAADYALRRVTVDADVANACLFLASDVSRQITGVDLPVDGGWAAL
- a CDS encoding dihydroorotase (product_source=KO:K01465; cath_funfam=2.30.40.10,3.20.20.140; cog=COG0044; ko=KO:K01465; pfam=PF01979; superfamily=51338,51556; tigrfam=TIGR03178); translation: MTGSETADLVIHGGTIVSPNAAYQASIAIKDGVILAIGAADAMPAAKETLDATGLHILPGAIDVHVHFRDPGYPQKEDFASGTAAAAFGGVTTVFDMPNTLPTIGTAEALADKHRIASAKAYVDYGLYAVLGDDSIEHVDALIDGGIIGFKLYMGNTFGRIPSPSTGAMLEAFEVVAPTGKRVSLHAETNSIMERRESRLRAAGRIEPIAHLAARPAVVAVEAVARAAILAEWTGARIHVLHISSAAELRPLAEAKARGVDITGETCPQYLLLSEVDYDKFGGVARVNPPVREATNQQPLWDALMDGTIDMIATDHAPHAPDEKTRPDIWTVDCGFPGVETQMPLMLTEISRGRATIQDYVRWSAESPAKIWGLYPRKGTLTVGSDADIAIVDLNRSWTIDDALIQSRSKISPWHGRQATALPIHTIVRGRFVMKDRILQEDARGTGRSVHAIQQMPTPVPRNVGTTMAAITSVQKA